Genomic window (Primulina eburnea isolate SZY01 chromosome 8, ASM2296580v1, whole genome shotgun sequence):
aataaagatgaaACTTTAGAATAATCATAATAAACTTCCATAACATTCTGAAACACAcacttatgatcagaatatggtAAAAAAGGATCGATCTTCGGATAAATAAAACAAATTCATTTCATATACAAAGAGTTACCGCAAGAGAAGGAGAGATTGACGAAACCGTAAAAGGCTCTTTCCCGGATCATTGGCCAGCATTTGGTGAACAACAGCCAAAGAACCAATATCGTCTACCGAAGACCACCTGTCATAAAGTTGCATCCAGCAATCAGCCTGGCTCCACTGTTGCACATGACTGCATAAAAGTTCAACCAGTTTATCACCATGTAACTTCCCATGAAACATCATATAATTGGGATCCAACGTCAAAAGGGCTCGAATATCTCTTAAAGCCCCTTCATAATCCTCGAGGGAAATCAAGAGCCAAGCCCGAAGCTCGAGGCAGTCAGGAGATACCTTAAAACTGATAATCTTGTTAATTTCAGATATGGAGGTGCTGAGTTTATCCTCCTTTGCCATTACGACAGCTCTATACTTGTAAGGATACAAAAGGGTTGGGTCCAATTCTGTTGCTGTATTCAAATCCATCATCTTTTCTTTCCCGTTACAGTATAAAGACCGCTCTTGATACATCCACCCGGTGGCCGTATAGTCAGAAATGAGGGAGTTCAACAATTTGTATGCCTTGAACTTGTGACCACGCTTATATTTGGCACGCGCCACGCCGACTAAAGAATAAACATGACCTAAATTAACAGCCTCCTGGAACCATTTCTCCGCATCCTTATATTCCTTTCTTTCGAGCATGACACAACCCAACTGGTGAAAAGTAACTTGCTTCTGCCAATTCTCAATCGCACATTCGCCTTTTCTTTCCAAAAGCAATGCCGTTGTATTAGATTTCATGTCTTCTTCCATGGAAACCTGGCTTAGAAAACTGTATAACAAAAACGAAGCATGCCCCACCAGTGCTAATCTCTCCCTCGCCTCGGAACTGCAAAAAAGCTTCACCACATTTGGATTTTGCAATGAATTTGGGAGTTCCCTGAAGATTACTTGTAAGCAAGCCGCCACTAAGAGATATGCCCCCTCTTCTAACCCATATTCGATAAGAACCATAGCATTATCCATGTTATTGACCAAAGATGCTAAATATGAATCACAAGACGATTTCATTCTGTCACAACAGAACCGATTAGCTAAAGTTAGTAGTTCCAAAACGATGTTTGGATCCAGTGAATCCACCCTATTCGTCCTGCTGAATATCTCGGCGGCTCTCATGGCCTTTGCAGAAATCCCGTTTTGTGAAAAGTAAATAATTTCCCTCCGTGATTCAATAAAGCTACCGTATAACATTGCTTCGAAAGGTCTTGAAAGAGAGGCAAATTTAAACCTATTACATTTGATCTCATCCTCACCAATACAAAACCATGTATCATAATCATCGTCATCCATGTCATAATCGTGACTAAGTGAAATTGAACATTCTTGAATTTCTACATTGGAATCCATATCCCCACCTTCTTCAAAATCTCGGGGACATGAACAAGGATCATTCAAAGATTCGGGATTATACCCTGAAACCAATGAACTCCTCGGGCATTCCATGCTCCACCCGCAGCAATCCATGGCCGATACACCGAACAATGCATCCTCCCTCCTCTCAAACCTCAACCAAGAAGAAATAACAACCTTAGAATGGACGTCAACCGCATGTTGTCTAGCTGATCTAAGGCATCTCCTGAACAATTTAGCTTCAGGCAACCCCCCAAAGATTGAACATTGTTCGATATATACCCCAGATCTATCAAACTGAGGGCATTTCTCAAGTTTTCGATAAACATCAGCTAAAATATCCACATTATCAACAAATTTAAGACAAGGATCAATGCTGGGTTCAATGAAATCTGTCTGAGGAAGCCCGTAACCCGACAAAGCCTCCTTTAAAACACTAGTATTCGCATTATTACTTTGAGAGAAACTCTGATTATGTCGATGAGATTTCGACGACCTAATCGAATTGACCCTTAAATGATCTTGCAAATGCTGAAAGAACTTTTCTCCCAAACCAGTTCCAGCAGCTGCCCCGCCGTGGACACTGGGGTTGAAGGCGCACAGTTGGGTTCCCTTGCATCCATCTACCATATTCAAACTACGCATCGAATTGAAAATATGTTGCTGCATTTTCCTCAATCAAATACAACCCTACAACGTAAACAGTAACGAAAACAGAAAATATTATAAAGAAAGCAAATACCAAACGATCAAAACCTGCATACCTACAAACTTTCGCTCCGTTGATCAGGAAAGCCAAAATCTTTGGAAAAACAGACAGTGATTATGAAAGCAATTTTCTTCTGttattttctctttttctttaggtttggtttaaaaaaaaaacaaactggTACTTGATAATTGCTGATAGGAGGGACAGCGGCGGTGGCGGCCGTTAATCTCAACGGCCACTCCTCTCTCACCTCTctataaataaattatgtatctatatacgtatatatccacaaattttttctctttttttcgtTTTTTAAACTAACAAAGCTGTCTCCTTTTCTTCTAGCTCTCCCCGATTTATTATTTCACCCGTTAGGAATGGAGAGCCGCTGAAGAGGAAGGCTGTGTTGCAATAATTTTTTTCACATTTCCCGTCGCGTGTCTTTCGGGGAATAACTCCTTTTTCGGCCTTCGCGCGTGGAGTGTAACTCCTCTGTAGATTGAGTGAGTCGAGGAAATGATCCATGGCGCGTGCTGGCGGTATCGCAGGTGACAAGAATATGGCGTGGCACCACTTTTAGAAACGGCAACGCTGGGCAGTGCTGATGAATGATTGGTGAGAGTGGGCTGAAATGTTGGCCCATTTTGTATCACTGAGTTTCCATTTTGGGCTTTGAGAATGAATGAGGCCCTTTTTGGACACATTGTATGTCCAAATTTGGAGATCAAGATACTGAAAGATTTTTTGTTAGAATTTACCTATTATggattcaaaatataaatttttttaaaaaaatttatttgaacattatctcttaaatttaatttctccATATTTTTCGTATttaatactaattttttttaatgtaggCAGACCTTGAATACATAGAGATACTCATTTAACTTTATTGGTGAAACCTCTTCCGCTtttcttaaaataaatcatttttaaaattatataaaagtAGTTTGTAACTTGGTATTCATGTTCAATACGGTTAAAATAttacatataaatttatattttatttattattttatacaaACAGCGTGCGTTCTTTGCTAGAATGCAATAAATATAGTTGTCCATATTAGGAGAACGGTcgacaaaaaaaatattaaaatgttAATACTAGttataatttttgataaaatatCGAATGTTCATTTTTATAATTGATATCAAAGTTAATGTCACCACATGTTATATTTTCTTGAATTGCAAAGAATATAATTATCAGGAGCATGATTGTTGAAGTACAATAACTGTCTTTACTCGGGGAGCGGTTGACAAATGAAACTTGAGCTGATGTACACTATAAAAAAGTTGAAAGTACACACCATTATTATTAGCTATAGAATTTGGTTAGAGCCAATCATTTGATCATATATATGCTTGAATGTTATTACACCTATACACACACTAATATCTCGTGGCAATCCCAACTTAAAATTgaatagaaaaattattttgaattatatttaaaaatcttaTAAAGTGCaattatgttaaaatatttttataaaacattttgagctttgattttatgatatttttttattaaataaaataatcattttatttCATCATTATAGACGAGGGAAAAATATAAATCCTATATTTTGTACATATCAATGAATatcatttgtttatttttttattcatagTAGAAGTAGAAATGTAATAGTTATAATAGATTTTTGTAGAAAATACATATGTAGATATGATAGGCTATGAATCTTAGCGGACTCTAGCAAATCGAGCAAATTATAAGCCATTTAtgatatcttttatttttatttttacctttttttttACTTTGATTGACGGGATGATAAACATTAATACTTATTTATTAGACATACATGTGGTTATAATTGAAtatgtttcttgtgagacggtatcacagaTCTTCATTTATGAGACGagttaataatatttatgaatagaaagtaataattttgatataaaaaataatatttttaattgagtGACTTAaatagaattttttttgttaatataTACAATAATACAAATCAACATGTTGcaattaatatatatacatttgcATATACGAAGCACAAGCTTATTCAATCCCGAAAATATTTCAATTTGACTTTCTAACCAAATGCTTAGACATGACGATGTACTAAACaatattataaaaatcatatatatctACATTTATATGGGGTTAAGTTGTATTtggtgaattttttttataattttaaagatATTATTACCCATCAATCTTAATTTCACATTTATCTTTATTTGTTATTTTCTATCTTATCATTTCAAGTTTAAAAATGGATaactttaatttttaaattaaaaagaaaactaTTGTGTTCTATTTTTTGTAATGAAGTACATGCATCGCGTATATCACTGTCCGTTatgtattaattaaattaattaatctcTAGATAGAATAACTAATTTTTAGTACGttaagtaaaatatttttataataccAAATATATCATTTAACCACCAAACTTTATAttccatattttattttatttttttataaaaaaattctttctgattttttttttatgtatagagtgagtctcatgtgagatcgtctcacggatcataatctgtgagacggatcaacaatacccatattcacgataaaaaatagtactcttagcataaaaaataatactcttctatgggtgacccaaataaaagattcgtctcacaaataaaacccatgagaccgtctcacataagtttttgccttatgtATAATAGCGTGTGCCACGATATCAATATATACTAGTTACACtacacacgcgttgcgtgtgtgtacaattttttttatcattatcgatggaaTAAAGTGAAaattgacaaattatggagggactaaattgatatttgaatgattgaaataaaaataaaagtgtgtgttgaaataaaaaaacaaaaaaacaaaagtgtaatattactATAACTCTAAGGGTAAAACTGGAAAAAAAAGATGGTGTCCTCTTTGGCAGTTTTTATAAGGTGCTCAGCCTTAATAAATAGTATAGATATAAATAACCTAACAAGAATTATACATCAAATATACAACTCAAGAAATCCCTAAAAACGTGGAATACTGatccataaaaataattaattactcAGATTCCTCTTCTAAACCTTATCTTAATTACAACCCATATTAATTAACGCATCTCTGTATCATGATGCTCATGCTAATATAATACTATTTTGTGATTGTTTTAATGGACATACATAGTAGTGATGatagtatttttattttaattttggaAACTCGCAAATGCTATCTTTGCTAGTTTGCTTTGTCTGCCTATTAATTTCGTTAATCGAATAAACTACAATGTACAAGTTCTGTGTACCAAGCTCCAAACTGAGATGACACAGACGAGAAGCGGTTGAACTTCCAACCTCCCAGCTCATCATATCCTACCTACCATTCAAACTACCTAGATTAATTAAGACAATGACAAGTGCTTCTTCCTCCTATATATAACTTGCGTGGCTTATGTCACTTCTCATATCTCACACAAACACTTCTCCTGCAaaagataaatatatatatcaaagcGAAATGGCGAATTATTTTGGAATAAGATCGCGTGTAAATATGGTAGTGGCACTAACGGTGGCTTTGGCTGCTATAGTAAGTTGCAACCAGGTATCCGACCTTGTGACGGGGCTGGGAACAAATCCAGCTAATAATTGTGGGGTGGACGCAGCGAACGAGATTTCAAATGCCTGCTCAGGGGGGGACGCAATAGCTTGCTGCGCTCAGATTGTAGACGTTGGGTCTGCCTGCATATGCGGTTCCGATTCCAATGTCCTGAACGAGTTGGGGAAGCCTAATCTCGTCCAAATTCGACAGCTAATTGGTGCAGGAGAAAACTGCGACCAGGACATACAACAGGATTTTGCTTGCCTATATAactaatgatttatttatattttttaaagcgTGTGGTTTTTAAATTGTCGTTTTTCTATCTCCGGTGGATCTCATTTCTTTCCAAGTACACGTGATTCAAATAAAGTCAGGCACGCGGAGAATCAATAAACGAGAAATATTGTAATTTCTTTGTTACAGTGGCTTGTGTCTCGTCTCGTAATTTACTTTTTCATATGTTGTACTGATggttttaaatatataatgtattttgaattttatattttctaTTTCGAAACTTGGGTTCAGAAACTCTTAACAGAAATCAATATATTAATTCCGCTGTAGCCAATCGTcaatgagaaaaaaaaaaaaaaaaaccttaacAGATATCGTTCCATATAAAGTATAAACTGTTTATCATAATATTTGATAgagttttaataatatataaacaacatgctcaattttatttatattaacatAAAAGGTagatcaaatatttatttaataatttaatgataaaaaacATGAGATACATATAACTCTAGAATTGTCCCAAACTCAGAGCAATATTATAATAGCaattttattcataaaaaaCTATATACCTGTTTGATCTTAGGTATGTCTGACAATTGTTCTACCGAGTGAATTTTTGCAATTAAACAAACCTTTTCTTGGTAAAAACTTTTCAAGTCCCAtttattctatttatttttttgttttgggtttttattatttttatttatattaatttcgATTTTTCCTTCTTTTGGACATCACCATGCATCAGAAATTGCATGATTTCAATAAGTTGAGCTCCTTGGGCATCCATGCGCTGATCAACATGTGCTCTTAGTCTAGTCATTTGGCTCGAAAGCTCAATGCACATATTGAGATGCGAGGAATTATGCATTTCTTTTCGGAGGATAATGCTAGTATTCATGACAAGAAATTCCTTGGATATGTCAAATTTCATGGATTGAAAGGCTTCTTTAAGATCAAATTGCTTCCAGTTAATAGCAATAACTGATTGATCCATAGTCTTCATACGATCCAAAATTTCCTTCTAGTTGTCCTCTTCCACAAGTTCTTCTTTGGGTTCAAATAAATCCGATGAAGAAAGTATTCGAACCTTGAATGAAGCCAGTTGAGAGGATGATGCTTTTTCGGTTGACTTGTAAAGATGCGGTAGATCGATTTCAGAAGCTAAAGCATCAACTGTGATATCAAATGCTACAGACGAAACATGGATTGCTTCGATGGGTACTTTTTGTGTTACCAATTGGTTGATGGTTCCTCAGCAATAAAAGAGACTAGAGGTAGAGAAGCAATAGTTATACCGTCATCCTTGAGAATAGAAGGTGAAGATACTAACGGTTCTTGGAGAATGCCTCATACGGGTGTATGACAATCTTCTGATTTCCAGGCTTCTTTCTATCTCGCTTTTCTAAATCACACCACAAAACATTGAAATTATTGGAGTGCAATAATTATCTCTACTATGAGAACGGTTGACAAGTGAAGCTTGAGCTAATCTACGCTTTAAAAGATTGGAGTTACACACCGTTACTATTAGTTATAGATTTTGGTTAGGTGTCGATCGTTTGATCTTATATACTTAAATGTTATTACAGATATACACACACTAATATCTAGTGGCAAGcccaaattaaaattaaaaagaaaaattaattttatttatatttaattatcttaCAAAGTGCAATTATGTTAAAGTATTTTTAGGAAACATTTTGAGCTTtgattttatcatattttatttttctgaaataaaataatcaatttatttaatcattatagaCGAGGGTAAAATATAAATCCTATATTTTACATATATGATCGATTAACATAATTTGTTTACTTTTTCGTGCATAGATAGAAGTAGAAATGTAATAGACATaatagattttattttttaaaatatatatgtacataTAATATGTTCTGAATCTTAGCGGACTCTAGCAAATCGTGTAAATATACTTAGCTTTATTGTGAGAtggtatcatatatatatattctcgtAAGATATGTCAAATttgctcatatttacaataagaagtgataattttgaaataaaaaataataatttttcattaatgacctaattaaaatactagtttcacaaaattgactaaTTAGAGTTTCTCACAATATTTTTTGTGTTATTATTATATACAATAATACAAATCGACATGTTGCTATTAATATGTATATACCTTTGTATATACGAAGCACATGCTTATTCAATCcgtaaaatatttcaatttgACTTTCTAACCTCATGCTTAGACATGATAATCAGATAATGTACTAATAGtattataaaaatcatatatatctACATCTATATTGTGTGAAGTTGTCTGTCATGaaacttttttttataattctaaatatatatttaaccaTCAAGTCTAGATTTCtcatttatttttacttttattttcttcaaaaattaatatttttaatttttatttttttaaaaaaaaaacctactttcttttcatttccTTATAAAGTACATGTATTGAGTGTGTCAATATCCgctatttattaattaaattaatcaatctAAATAGATAATTAATTTTTGGTATGttggtaaaatatttttataaaacctAACATATCATTTAACCACCAAACTTTATATTCCATATTTTAatctttttaataaaaaaattctttctGATTTTTTCTAAGTAATAGCGTGTGCCACGATATCAATTATATACAGGTCTGCCATCTAATTAACAGAATATAAAATAACCTAACAAGAATTATACATCAAATATACAACTCAAGAAATCCCTAAAAAGGAGGAATGCAGAATACTAATCTatacaaataattaattactCAGATACCCCTTCTAAACCTTATCTTAACAACCCATTTTAACGCATCTCTGTATCACGATGCACATGCTAATATAATACTATTTTTTGACTTTTTTTTAATGGACATGCTAGTAATGATAGTATTTTTttaaaggcaaaaatttgtgtgagacggtctcatggatattatttgtgagacggatcttttatttgggtaacccatgaaaaagtatcattttttatactaaaagtattactttttattgtgaatatgggtaggattgacccgtctcacagattatgatccgtgaaacggtctcacatgagactcgctctttttttaaaaaagattgaGAACTCGCAAAtgctactttttttttttgcgtcTATCTATAAATCACATTGATCGGGTAAACTACATTGTATAAATTCTGTGTAACAGACTCAAAGTTGGGATGACATAGACAGAAAGACAATCTCTTGATAGGAGCTCATCATATACTACCATCCAAGTTACCTAGATTAATTAAGACAATGacaaattcttcttcttcttcttcttcctatATATAAGTACAGAAGCTTATGTTACTTCTCATATCTCACACAAACACTTCTCCTGCAAAaggtaaatatatatatcaaagcGAAATGGCGAATTATTTTGGAATAAGTCGCGTGTAAATATGGTAGTGGCACTGACGGTGGCTTTGGCTGCTATAGTGATCTGCAACCAGGTGTCCGCCTCTTTGGTGGAGCAGGTAAGTAATTGTGGGTTGGACGAGGCGATCAAGATTTTAAATGCCTGCTCAGAGGGGGATGCAACAGCTTGTTGCGATCAGATTGTGGACGTTGGGTCTGCCTGCATATGCGATTCCGATGTCCTGAACTTGGTGGGGAATCTTGATCTCACCCAAATTCGACAGCTAACAGGTGATGGACAAAACTGTGTCCAGGATAACATACAACAGGATTTCTCCTGCCTGCATGactaatgatttatttatgttgtTTAAAGCTAAGCGTGTGGTTTTTAAAATTGGCATTTTGCTATCTCCGGTCCTTAAATCTCCCGTGGATCTCATTTTGTTCCAAGTACACATTATTCAAATAAAGTCAGGCATGCGGAGAATCAAGAAACGAGAAATATTGTAATTTCTTTGTTACAGTGGCCATGTGTCTGTGTAATAGTTTCGTCTCGTAACTTAATTACTTTTTCATATGTTGTACTGTTGGTtccaaatatgtaatgtatttTGAGTTTTACATTtactattttgaattttttaacagATATTATTCAACTTAAATCGTTTGTCATAATATTTAATAGAGTTATAATAATATGTAAATAACACGttcagttttatttttattaaaacaaaaaaatagataaaatatttatttaataatttaatgatGATGAACATGAGATATAACGTAACTCATAGAATTGTCCCAAACTCAGAGTAATATTATAATTGCaattttattcataaaaaaCTATATTCGTGTTTATCTTATGTACGTATGACAATTGCTCTACCGAGTGAATTTTTACAATTAAATTAGTCGAGCAAACCATTTCACGGTAAAAACTTCGGGTCCCAATAAATAAATCTGGGAAAAAGAATTAGGAATCTAGTTATTAATTATGTATAAGTATGTATAATGCAAGcacatatttatgaaaatgtttattaaATAGTATTGCaagctttttattatttttatttatatatgggaaaaagaattagaaatcTAGTTATTTGTAATTGCTAATCCGACTTCTTGATTATTTCATTTATTACAAAGATAAATACTATTTTGTTAtacatttataaatatatacacacacagacacacacatatataaaacTTGTTAACTCgtttatctttattttagatcatatatgttgtatgttgcATCTTTTGTTTAACATATATAAAGTGTATatattttctgaattttttcttcaatttccAATTTCCTTAGAATGCAGACGATTTATATCGTTTGATTAGGGttcttatgtttttttttttgtttgaaatTCTTCTTTgcttcaagaatttgattttACTCTTTTAAAATCTGTCGTGTAATGACGTTACTCTAATTCTTATTACAAAATTGACGAGCTTTATTTTTTGGACAAATTCATGTTACTGCATATTTTTGGGAAACTGTAGTTAGAAACTAGGAGAGGTAGAACG
Coding sequences:
- the LOC140839906 gene encoding ethylene-overproduction protein 1 isoform X1 gives rise to the protein MQQHIFNSMRSLNMVDGCKGTQLCAFNPSVHGGAAAGTGLGEKFFQHLQDHLRVNSIRSSKSHRHNQSFSQSNNANTSVLKEALSGYGLPQTDFIEPSIDPCLKFVDNVDILADVYRKLEKCPQFDRSGVYIEQCSIFGGLPEAKLFRRCLRSARQHAVDVHSKVVISSWLRFERREDALFGVSAMDCCGWSMECPRSSLVSGYNPESLNDPCSCPRDFEEGGDMDSNVEIQECSISLSHDYDMDDDDYDTWFCIGEDEIKCNRFKFASLSRPFEAMLYGSFIESRREIIYFSQNGISAKAMRAAEIFSRTNRVDSLDPNIVLELLTLANRFCCDRMKSSCDSYLASLVNNMDNAMVLIEYGLEEGAYLLVAACLQVIFRELPNSLQNPNVVKLFCSSEARERLALVGHASFLLYSFLSQVSMEEDMKSNTTALLLERKGECAIENWQKQVTFHQLGCVMLERKEYKDAEKWFQEAVNLGHVYSLVGVARAKYKRGHKFKAYKLLNSLISDYTATGWMYQERSLYCNGKEKMMDLNTATELDPTLLYPYKYRAVVMAKEDKLSTSISEINKIISFKVSPDCLELRAWLLISLEDYEGALRDIRALLTLDPNYMMFHGKLHGDKLVELLCSHVQQWSQADCWMQLYDRWSSVDDIGSLAVVHQMLANDPGKSLLRFRQSLLLLRLNCHKPAMRSLRIARNHAMSENERLVYEGWVLYDTGYRAEAIAKAEESISIQRSFEAFFLKAYVLSETTTDPKSSFYVIELLEEALRCPSDGLRKGQALSNLASVYVDVDKLDHAVNCYMNALNIKHTRAHQGLARVYHLKNQRKAAYDEMTKLIEKVQYNASAYEKRSEYCDREMAKSDLAMATRLDPLRTYPYRYRAAVYMDDHKEAEAIAELTKALAFRLDLQLLHLRAAFHDSMGNVSSTLRDCEAALGLDPNHADTVELYRKAQERAHEQDQNGQRER
- the LOC140839906 gene encoding ethylene-overproduction protein 1 isoform X2, with protein sequence MVDGCKGTQLCAFNPSVHGGAAAGTGLGEKFFQHLQDHLRVNSIRSSKSHRHNQSFSQSNNANTSVLKEALSGYGLPQTDFIEPSIDPCLKFVDNVDILADVYRKLEKCPQFDRSGVYIEQCSIFGGLPEAKLFRRCLRSARQHAVDVHSKVVISSWLRFERREDALFGVSAMDCCGWSMECPRSSLVSGYNPESLNDPCSCPRDFEEGGDMDSNVEIQECSISLSHDYDMDDDDYDTWFCIGEDEIKCNRFKFASLSRPFEAMLYGSFIESRREIIYFSQNGISAKAMRAAEIFSRTNRVDSLDPNIVLELLTLANRFCCDRMKSSCDSYLASLVNNMDNAMVLIEYGLEEGAYLLVAACLQVIFRELPNSLQNPNVVKLFCSSEARERLALVGHASFLLYSFLSQVSMEEDMKSNTTALLLERKGECAIENWQKQVTFHQLGCVMLERKEYKDAEKWFQEAVNLGHVYSLVGVARAKYKRGHKFKAYKLLNSLISDYTATGWMYQERSLYCNGKEKMMDLNTATELDPTLLYPYKYRAVVMAKEDKLSTSISEINKIISFKVSPDCLELRAWLLISLEDYEGALRDIRALLTLDPNYMMFHGKLHGDKLVELLCSHVQQWSQADCWMQLYDRWSSVDDIGSLAVVHQMLANDPGKSLLRFRQSLLLLRLNCHKPAMRSLRIARNHAMSENERLVYEGWVLYDTGYRAEAIAKAEESISIQRSFEAFFLKAYVLSETTTDPKSSFYVIELLEEALRCPSDGLRKGQALSNLASVYVDVDKLDHAVNCYMNALNIKHTRAHQGLARVYHLKNQRKAAYDEMTKLIEKVQYNASAYEKRSEYCDREMAKSDLAMATRLDPLRTYPYRYRAAVYMDDHKEAEAIAELTKALAFRLDLQLLHLRAAFHDSMGNVSSTLRDCEAALGLDPNHADTVELYRKAQERAHEQDQNGQRER